A DNA window from Ranitomeya imitator isolate aRanImi1 chromosome 2, aRanImi1.pri, whole genome shotgun sequence contains the following coding sequences:
- the MRPS2 gene encoding small ribosomal subunit protein uS2m isoform X2 translates to MASPALVALLRTAAPRFSGLVLPAASSSRLLSSFSPDSRRFGSTPSPAVETNVKDFTDWLVSEPLKHPDFFNVKELLSIRALFDARVHLGHKKGCRHRLMESYIFGCRLDQDIIDLNQTLEHLQLALNFTAHVAYRNGIILFISRNRQFGHIVETLAEECGEYAHTRFWRGGLLTNAHIQYSPGVRLPDLIVFLGTLTTVFEQHVAIRDAAKMNIPTVGIVDTNCNPSLISYPVPGNDDSPSAMELYCQLFKMTITRAKAKRKQMEILYGLRHKIEDS, encoded by the exons ATGGCTTCCCCCGCTCTGGTCGCGCTCCTCCGGACTG CCGCCCCAAGATTTTCCGGCCTCGTCCTCCCCGCAGCATCTTCATCGCGGCTCCTCTCGTCCTTCAGTCCAGACAGCAGAAGATTCGGAAGTACCCCATCCCCCGCAGTGGAGACCAATGTGAAGG ATTTCACGGACTGGCTGGTCTCCGAGCCTCTGAAGCACCCAGATTTTTTTAACGTGAAGGAATTGTTATCGATACGGGCGCTGTTTGATGCTCGCGTTCACCTGGGACACAAGAAAGGATGTCGGCACAG GCTGATGGAGTCGTATATTTTTGGCTGTCGATTGGATCAAGACATCATTGATCTGAACCAAACACTGGAGCACCTTCAGTTGGCACTAAATTTCACCGCCCATGTCGCTTACCGCAACGGAATCATCTTGTTTATTTCTCGGAATCGTCAGTTTGGTCACATAGTAGAGACGCTGGCAGAGGAGTGCGGGGAGTATGCCCATACCCGGTTCTGGAGGGGCGGCCTGCTCACCAACGCCCACATCCAGTACAGCCCCGGCGTCCGCCTTCCAGACCTCATCGTCTTCCTGGGGACTCTCACTACAGTGTTTGAGCAGCATGTTGCCATCCGGGACGCTGCCAAAATGAACATCCCAACAGTGGGGATTGTGGACACCAACTGCAACCCCAGCCTGATCAGCTACCCTGTCCCTGGAAACGATGACAGCCCCTCCGCCATGGAGCTATACTGCCAGCTCTTTAAAATGACCATCACCAGAGCCAAAGCCAAGAGGAAGCAGATGGAGATTCTGTACGGACTGAGACATAAGATCGAGGACTCATAA
- the MRPS2 gene encoding small ribosomal subunit protein uS2m isoform X1, translating into MDTTGTLSPCSSPSAPRFSGLVLPAASSSRLLSSFSPDSRRFGSTPSPAVETNVKDFTDWLVSEPLKHPDFFNVKELLSIRALFDARVHLGHKKGCRHRLMESYIFGCRLDQDIIDLNQTLEHLQLALNFTAHVAYRNGIILFISRNRQFGHIVETLAEECGEYAHTRFWRGGLLTNAHIQYSPGVRLPDLIVFLGTLTTVFEQHVAIRDAAKMNIPTVGIVDTNCNPSLISYPVPGNDDSPSAMELYCQLFKMTITRAKAKRKQMEILYGLRHKIEDS; encoded by the exons ATGGACACAACTGGGACGTTGTCACCTTGTAGTTCTCCAT CCGCCCCAAGATTTTCCGGCCTCGTCCTCCCCGCAGCATCTTCATCGCGGCTCCTCTCGTCCTTCAGTCCAGACAGCAGAAGATTCGGAAGTACCCCATCCCCCGCAGTGGAGACCAATGTGAAGG ATTTCACGGACTGGCTGGTCTCCGAGCCTCTGAAGCACCCAGATTTTTTTAACGTGAAGGAATTGTTATCGATACGGGCGCTGTTTGATGCTCGCGTTCACCTGGGACACAAGAAAGGATGTCGGCACAG GCTGATGGAGTCGTATATTTTTGGCTGTCGATTGGATCAAGACATCATTGATCTGAACCAAACACTGGAGCACCTTCAGTTGGCACTAAATTTCACCGCCCATGTCGCTTACCGCAACGGAATCATCTTGTTTATTTCTCGGAATCGTCAGTTTGGTCACATAGTAGAGACGCTGGCAGAGGAGTGCGGGGAGTATGCCCATACCCGGTTCTGGAGGGGCGGCCTGCTCACCAACGCCCACATCCAGTACAGCCCCGGCGTCCGCCTTCCAGACCTCATCGTCTTCCTGGGGACTCTCACTACAGTGTTTGAGCAGCATGTTGCCATCCGGGACGCTGCCAAAATGAACATCCCAACAGTGGGGATTGTGGACACCAACTGCAACCCCAGCCTGATCAGCTACCCTGTCCCTGGAAACGATGACAGCCCCTCCGCCATGGAGCTATACTGCCAGCTCTTTAAAATGACCATCACCAGAGCCAAAGCCAAGAGGAAGCAGATGGAGATTCTGTACGGACTGAGACATAAGATCGAGGACTCATAA